A genomic segment from Streptomyces sp. NBC_00459 encodes:
- a CDS encoding APC family permease: MDSQTVSAEQTARDASTAGKLKPNALGVLGILFLVLSAQAPLTGIAGSVPISVAIGNGPGTAGAYVLVGVVTLLFAVGFVTMGRHVVDAGAFYTYIGKGLGRTAGAGSAGVALFAYCAIQAAMYGLYGAIVNGLVSAHTGLDLPWWVWSLATMAVVQLLGATGIDMGAKLLAVFVLAEFSILLVFSLVTLFKGGGPEGLGISETFSPSAVTQGAPGVAVMFALASMFGFEATAIYGEEAREPKKTVPRATYLAIVVVVGFFALTSWMLVSAHGPSTAVEAAGKALESGDSTAFVFAPIAAEFGDWVNDVLPILLATSLFAGLLTFHNSANRYLFSLGRDGLLPGRLCTLNSRRSPWVAGCVQTAVAVALVVPFALAGKDPVLTLFSWFSGVAVLGMMLLYLLTSVSVVVFFRRERLDTRLWNTLIAPALATVAVAGAVWLILDNFTTLIGGDSDTALWLELTVPAVMALGLVAARLTRPRVPAADA; encoded by the coding sequence GTGGACAGTCAGACGGTCTCGGCAGAGCAGACCGCACGGGACGCATCCACCGCAGGCAAGCTCAAGCCCAACGCCCTCGGCGTGCTGGGCATCCTCTTCCTCGTCCTGTCCGCCCAGGCCCCGCTCACCGGCATCGCGGGGTCGGTCCCCATCTCCGTCGCGATCGGCAACGGTCCCGGCACGGCCGGCGCGTACGTACTGGTCGGAGTGGTGACCCTGCTCTTCGCCGTCGGCTTCGTCACCATGGGCCGGCACGTCGTCGACGCGGGCGCCTTCTACACGTACATCGGCAAAGGGCTCGGGAGGACCGCCGGCGCCGGCAGCGCGGGCGTGGCGCTCTTCGCGTACTGCGCCATCCAGGCCGCCATGTACGGGCTGTACGGCGCCATCGTCAACGGCCTGGTCAGCGCCCACACGGGTCTCGACCTGCCGTGGTGGGTGTGGTCGCTGGCCACGATGGCCGTCGTGCAGCTGCTCGGCGCCACCGGCATCGACATGGGCGCCAAGCTCCTCGCGGTCTTCGTCCTGGCGGAGTTCAGCATCCTGCTGGTCTTCAGCCTTGTCACCCTCTTCAAGGGCGGAGGGCCGGAGGGGCTCGGGATCTCGGAGACCTTCTCGCCGAGCGCGGTGACCCAGGGCGCGCCGGGCGTGGCCGTCATGTTCGCCCTCGCCTCCATGTTCGGCTTCGAGGCCACCGCGATCTACGGCGAGGAGGCGCGCGAGCCGAAGAAGACCGTCCCGCGGGCCACCTATCTGGCGATCGTCGTGGTCGTCGGCTTCTTCGCCCTGACCTCCTGGATGCTCGTCTCCGCCCATGGCCCCTCGACGGCCGTCGAGGCGGCCGGCAAGGCGCTGGAGAGCGGCGACTCGACGGCGTTCGTCTTCGCCCCGATCGCCGCCGAGTTCGGCGACTGGGTCAACGACGTACTGCCGATCCTGCTGGCCACCTCCCTCTTCGCCGGCCTCCTCACCTTCCACAACTCGGCCAACCGCTATCTCTTCTCGCTGGGCCGCGACGGGCTGCTCCCCGGCCGCCTCTGTACGCTCAACAGCCGCCGCTCGCCCTGGGTGGCGGGCTGTGTGCAGACGGCCGTCGCGGTGGCCCTGGTGGTGCCGTTCGCCCTGGCGGGCAAGGACCCGGTGCTGACGCTCTTCTCCTGGTTCAGCGGTGTCGCCGTCCTCGGGATGATGCTCCTGTACCTGCTGACCTCGGTGTCCGTGGTCGTCTTCTTCCGCCGCGAGCGCCTGGACACGCGGCTGTGGAACACCCTGATCGCCCCCGCACTGGCGACGGTCGCCGTCGCGGGTGCCGTCTGGCTGATCCTCGACAACTTCACCACCCTCATCGGCGGCGACAGCGACACCGCCCTGTGGCTGGAGCTGACCGTCCCGGCCGTCATGGCCCTCGGTCTCGTCGCCGCCCGGCTGACCCGCCCACGCGTACCGGCCGCCGACGCCTGA
- a CDS encoding aldehyde dehydrogenase — MSPVTHDEWLRRAKAPVVYGAHHIDGRDEPGGGATFAVVSPRDGQVLTEVADGGPAEVDAAVAAARRAFDTGPWPRLAPAERGRVLLRLAELLEEQRESLALTVTLEMGKPITDAHDIELRAAINTFRWYGQLADKLTDESPHTAPDALALVTREAAGVVGAVVPWNFPLTLAGWKVAPALAAGCTVVLKPSENSPLSALALGRLGTEAGLPPGVLNVVAGDGPGAGRALGLHPDVDVLAFTGSTAVGRHFLHYAADSNLKRVWLELGGKSPNIILPDAPDLEKAAATAAWGIFFNQGEMCTAPSRLLVHSSVAEQVTEAVVRRARELRVGDPLDPATEMGALVGEAHLGRVLDHIGAGTQEGARLRTGGARVLEATGGTYLEPTVFDRVGPGARLAREEIFGPVLSVLTFDDVDEAVRLANATEYGLAAGLWTSNLTTAHQVSRALKAGTVWVNCYEEGDLTVPFGGMKQSGNGRDKSAHALEKYTELKTTWIQL; from the coding sequence ATGTCGCCTGTCACCCACGACGAGTGGCTCCGCCGAGCCAAGGCGCCCGTGGTGTACGGCGCACACCACATCGACGGCAGGGACGAGCCCGGCGGCGGTGCCACCTTCGCCGTCGTCTCGCCGCGCGACGGCCAGGTGCTGACCGAGGTCGCCGACGGCGGACCCGCCGAGGTGGACGCCGCCGTCGCCGCCGCCCGCCGGGCCTTCGACACCGGACCCTGGCCCCGCCTGGCGCCCGCCGAACGGGGCCGGGTGCTGCTGCGGCTCGCCGAACTCCTCGAAGAACAGCGCGAGTCGCTCGCCCTGACCGTGACCCTGGAGATGGGCAAACCGATCACGGACGCGCACGACATCGAACTGCGCGCCGCCATCAACACCTTCCGCTGGTACGGGCAGCTGGCCGACAAGCTCACCGACGAGTCCCCGCACACCGCACCCGACGCGCTCGCCCTCGTCACCCGTGAGGCTGCCGGAGTGGTCGGCGCGGTGGTCCCCTGGAACTTCCCGCTGACGCTGGCCGGCTGGAAGGTCGCCCCGGCACTCGCCGCCGGCTGCACGGTCGTCCTCAAGCCCTCGGAGAACTCCCCGCTGTCCGCCCTCGCCCTCGGCCGGCTCGGCACCGAGGCCGGTCTGCCGCCGGGCGTCCTCAACGTCGTCGCCGGAGACGGTCCCGGGGCCGGTCGGGCGCTCGGCCTGCACCCCGACGTCGACGTACTGGCGTTCACCGGATCCACCGCCGTCGGACGCCACTTCCTGCACTACGCGGCCGACTCCAACCTCAAGCGTGTCTGGCTGGAACTGGGCGGCAAGTCGCCCAACATCATCCTTCCCGACGCCCCCGACCTGGAGAAGGCCGCCGCCACCGCCGCCTGGGGCATCTTCTTCAACCAGGGCGAGATGTGCACCGCACCCTCACGGCTCCTGGTCCACTCCTCCGTCGCCGAGCAGGTCACCGAGGCCGTCGTCCGCCGGGCGCGCGAACTGCGCGTCGGAGACCCGCTCGACCCCGCCACGGAGATGGGCGCGCTGGTCGGGGAGGCCCACCTGGGCCGCGTACTCGACCACATCGGCGCGGGCACGCAGGAGGGCGCCCGCCTGCGCACCGGCGGCGCCCGCGTCCTGGAGGCCACGGGAGGCACCTACCTGGAGCCGACCGTCTTCGACCGGGTCGGCCCCGGCGCACGCCTGGCCCGCGAGGAGATCTTCGGCCCGGTCCTGTCCGTCCTCACCTTCGACGACGTGGACGAGGCGGTACGGCTGGCCAACGCCACCGAGTACGGCCTCGCCGCCGGCCTGTGGACCTCGAACCTCACCACCGCCCACCAGGTCTCGCGGGCCCTGAAGGCCGGCACGGTCTGGGTCAACTGCTATGAGGAAGGGGACCTGACCGTCCCCTTCGGCGGCATGAAGCAGTCCGGCAACGGCCGCGACAAGTCCGCGCACGCCCTGGAGAAGTACACGGAGCTCAAGACCACCTGGATCCAGCTGTGA
- a CDS encoding gamma-glutamyl-gamma-aminobutyrate hydrolase family protein, giving the protein MTTRTRPLIAIPARFAASTSALRYAAEVNARALIEAVWRAGGEPVSIHPADSDVAARLARFDGVLLPGGGDLAPHRYGAADTHDTVYDVDDLQDAFDLQVARSALESGVPLLAICRGLQVVNVALGGTLHQDMGGPDREHRHVVQPVTIRQGSLLARVVGAEKAEVSCYHHQRVDSPGTGLEVTATAVDGTIEALELPDARGWFTAVQWHPEDTAHENPAQQALFDALVDAAR; this is encoded by the coding sequence GTGACGACGCGAACAAGGCCGCTCATCGCGATCCCGGCCCGCTTCGCCGCCTCCACGTCGGCACTGCGCTACGCCGCCGAGGTCAACGCCCGTGCCCTGATCGAGGCCGTCTGGCGGGCGGGCGGCGAACCGGTGAGCATCCATCCGGCCGACAGCGACGTGGCGGCCCGCCTCGCCCGCTTCGACGGTGTCCTGCTGCCCGGCGGCGGCGACCTCGCCCCACACCGCTACGGAGCCGCCGACACCCACGACACGGTGTACGACGTCGACGACCTCCAGGACGCCTTCGACCTCCAGGTCGCCCGCAGCGCCCTGGAGTCGGGCGTCCCGCTGCTCGCGATCTGCCGCGGCCTGCAGGTCGTCAACGTCGCTCTGGGCGGCACCCTGCACCAGGACATGGGCGGACCGGACCGCGAACACCGGCATGTCGTCCAACCGGTGACGATCCGTCAGGGCTCGTTGCTGGCACGAGTGGTCGGCGCCGAGAAGGCGGAGGTGTCCTGCTACCACCACCAGCGCGTCGACAGTCCGGGCACCGGCCTGGAAGTCACCGCGACAGCGGTGGACGGCACGATCGAGGCACTCGAACTCCCTGACGCCCGGGGCTGGTTCACGGCCGTCCAGTGGCACCCCGAGGACACCGCACACGAGAACCCGGCCCAACAGGCACTGTTCGACGCTCTGGTGGACGCGGCCCGGTAG
- a CDS encoding amidohydrolase has protein sequence MSDTAPTLILTGGQVLTVDGDFTVAEGVAVRGRDIVAVGTDAEVRALAGPDTRVVELGGRTVLPGINDSHLHGAAYGMTKPPFALDVGHPTVGSIADVAGVVERAVREARTGEWVVGLGWDPGYLAECLADPQRFPHRADLDAVAPDHPVCLTDFSSHMVWLNSAALRACGIDADSAAPGGGVIDLGPDGEPTGILREAAQGLVQAGLPSPTVAERRLAIQGVVRELHSRGITSYTEPGLGPGGAGTFFGGLSTDNWTAYAELAAEGELDARISVLLLPAPMGGSADDVRKGLAELRRPESADPRLLNAIGVKIFADGVPPNRTAWMNDPYPEGGHGALCVHGTTPDLQVDELREMIRVAHEAGFQLGVHVTGDRAIDTVVDAFVDAEAAAPRADARHYVIHGDFIGADSLAKLAAHGYGVNMNPAIKWTISDLMDEVVGSVRSAYQWPVRSAVEAGVRVCASSDAPITKPDWRQGVAAMLLRESKASGRPSGPEQCVTLAEALRAYTATPAWQDFADDWKGTVEVGRVADLCVLDRPLLGIDPHNITDVEVDLTVFDGRVVFERG, from the coding sequence GTGAGCGACACCGCTCCCACCCTGATCCTGACCGGAGGTCAGGTCCTCACCGTCGACGGCGACTTCACCGTGGCGGAAGGCGTCGCCGTGCGCGGCCGGGACATCGTCGCCGTCGGGACCGACGCCGAGGTACGCGCCCTCGCCGGCCCGGACACCCGCGTCGTCGAGCTGGGCGGCCGTACCGTCCTGCCGGGCATCAACGACTCGCACCTGCACGGGGCCGCATACGGGATGACGAAGCCGCCCTTCGCCCTCGACGTCGGCCATCCCACGGTCGGGTCGATCGCCGATGTCGCCGGGGTCGTCGAACGCGCGGTGCGGGAGGCGCGGACCGGTGAGTGGGTGGTCGGGCTCGGCTGGGATCCCGGGTATCTGGCGGAGTGTCTCGCCGATCCGCAGCGGTTTCCGCACCGCGCGGACCTGGACGCGGTCGCGCCGGACCACCCGGTCTGTCTGACCGACTTCTCCTCGCACATGGTGTGGCTCAACAGCGCGGCGCTTCGTGCGTGCGGGATCGACGCGGACAGTGCGGCGCCGGGCGGCGGCGTCATCGACCTCGGCCCGGACGGGGAGCCCACCGGCATCCTGCGCGAGGCCGCCCAGGGGCTCGTGCAGGCCGGCCTCCCCTCCCCCACCGTCGCCGAGCGGCGCCTGGCCATCCAGGGGGTGGTCCGCGAGCTGCACTCGCGCGGGATCACCAGTTACACCGAGCCGGGGCTCGGGCCCGGTGGTGCCGGGACCTTCTTCGGCGGACTGAGCACCGACAACTGGACGGCATACGCCGAACTGGCCGCGGAGGGTGAACTGGACGCGCGGATCAGCGTGTTGCTGCTTCCCGCACCCATGGGCGGTTCCGCCGACGACGTGCGCAAGGGTCTGGCCGAGCTGCGCCGGCCGGAGTCGGCCGATCCCCGGCTCCTCAACGCCATCGGCGTCAAGATCTTCGCCGACGGGGTGCCACCGAACCGTACGGCCTGGATGAACGACCCGTATCCCGAGGGCGGTCACGGCGCGCTGTGCGTGCACGGCACCACGCCCGACCTCCAGGTGGACGAGCTGCGCGAGATGATCCGGGTCGCGCACGAGGCCGGTTTCCAGCTCGGCGTGCATGTCACGGGTGACCGGGCGATCGACACCGTCGTCGACGCGTTCGTCGACGCCGAGGCCGCCGCGCCCCGCGCCGACGCCCGGCACTACGTCATCCACGGTGACTTCATCGGCGCGGACAGCCTGGCGAAACTGGCGGCGCACGGGTACGGGGTCAACATGAACCCCGCCATCAAGTGGACCATCTCCGATCTGATGGACGAGGTCGTGGGATCCGTGCGGTCTGCGTACCAGTGGCCGGTGCGGTCGGCGGTCGAGGCCGGGGTGCGGGTGTGCGCGAGCTCCGACGCGCCGATCACCAAGCCGGACTGGCGGCAGGGGGTGGCCGCGATGCTGCTGCGCGAGTCGAAGGCCAGCGGCCGGCCCAGCGGACCCGAGCAGTGTGTGACGCTCGCCGAGGCGCTGCGCGCCTACACGGCAACCCCGGCCTGGCAGGACTTCGCCGACGACTGGAAGGGCACGGTCGAGGTGGGCAGGGTGGCGGATCTGTGCGTGCTGGACCGGCCGCTGCTGGGCATCGACCCGCACAACATCACCGACGTCGAGGTGGATCTCACGGTGTTCGACGGGCGGGTGGTCTTCGAACGGGGCTGA
- a CDS encoding ABC transporter permease, whose translation MTTADSVLVRPRALAAGGLGTVRRHPLILVLAVMVLVFQVSTGSFLDPANLRGIATDAATLAIVAVPLALLVISGYLDLSVGSTLALGGLVAGWLAGQGQSPVVAVLGGLAAGAAVGAVNGVLCCYFGLSAFIVTLGMLTAVRGFAQQLFPLPLSGFGAGFAWLGGSRIAGIAAPVVIAALVLAAGALFLALTPAGRHVFAIGVNREAAYLSGISIRRTPFALFVVTGVAAALAGAIKASVLDSAVAGTSGAGFELTVLTAVLLGGVALTGGSGSVLGVLLGVLFLGSLQNGLTLLDVPTFWQQMAQGTALVAGAALAHFAPRSAR comes from the coding sequence ATGACCACCGCCGACTCCGTCCTCGTGCGCCCGCGCGCCCTCGCCGCGGGCGGTCTCGGCACCGTGCGACGGCATCCGCTGATCCTGGTGCTGGCCGTGATGGTGCTGGTGTTCCAGGTGTCGACAGGGAGTTTCCTCGACCCGGCCAACCTGCGCGGGATCGCCACCGACGCGGCCACCCTCGCCATCGTCGCCGTGCCCCTCGCGCTGCTGGTGATCAGCGGCTATCTCGATCTGTCCGTCGGTTCGACGCTCGCCCTGGGCGGACTGGTCGCCGGCTGGCTGGCCGGGCAGGGGCAGTCGCCGGTCGTGGCCGTGCTGGGCGGGCTCGCCGCCGGGGCCGCGGTCGGTGCGGTGAACGGGGTGCTGTGCTGCTACTTCGGGCTGTCGGCGTTCATCGTGACGCTGGGCATGCTGACCGCCGTACGCGGGTTCGCACAGCAGCTCTTCCCGTTGCCGCTCAGCGGGTTCGGCGCCGGGTTCGCCTGGCTGGGCGGGTCACGCATCGCCGGGATCGCGGCACCGGTCGTCATCGCCGCCCTCGTGCTGGCCGCGGGTGCCCTGTTCCTGGCGCTCACGCCGGCCGGGCGGCATGTCTTCGCGATCGGCGTCAACCGGGAGGCCGCGTATCTGTCCGGTATCAGCATCCGGCGTACACCCTTCGCGCTCTTCGTCGTCACCGGGGTGGCCGCGGCGCTCGCCGGGGCGATCAAGGCGTCCGTGCTGGACAGCGCGGTCGCCGGGACCTCGGGGGCCGGGTTCGAGCTGACGGTCCTGACCGCCGTACTGCTGGGCGGGGTCGCGCTGACCGGCGGCTCGGGGTCGGTCCTCGGGGTGCTGCTCGGCGTGCTGTTCCTCGGCAGCCTGCAGAACGGGCTGACACTGCTCGACGTGCCGACCTTCTGGCAGCAGATGGCACAGGGGACCGCGCTGGTGGCCGGCGCCGCGCTCGCCCACTTCGCACCCCGGTCCGCCCGATGA
- a CDS encoding sugar ABC transporter ATP-binding protein translates to MTEVSLRIRGLTKSFGGVRALDGVDLTVPMGQVHALLGHNGAGKSTLIKCLGGAYPPDAGTIEVGGRAYERLSPRESIAAGVAIIFQTLSVVDALTVSENIFLGQEWTRYGRIDRRAQEQVAAGLLERVAASCSPRDRVGELPMGQRQLVEIAKALSRSASVLVLDEPTAALSTAESDALAERVEDLRTQGLAIVYVTHLLAEVERLADAVTVLRDGRVAHHAVGAGQRRRDLVAAIAGRPADAPAGDRRTGPSTSGHGSRTDTTPRATASPAGPAARGVGSSSGGLVLEGLRGPGFGPVTLTVGSGERVGLYGLIGSGRTRILETLYGRRRASGGTVRVGDRTVRAARPGDALAAGIALVPADRRRQGLFPTLSARDNALLPAVRPLARYGVRALGAERRMFESLAGAVGLRPAQPRLPAASFSGGNQQKLVLGRWINDTRDIRALLLDEPTQGVDVGARQEIYRVVRSLADDRGTAVLFASSDPEEIVELADRCLVVAGGRIVGELSGAGLTEEALLSAVHDASDAPPAHQQQSVPAEGAV, encoded by the coding sequence ATGACGGAGGTGAGTCTCCGGATCCGCGGACTGACCAAGTCCTTCGGCGGGGTCCGGGCCCTGGACGGCGTGGACCTGACCGTGCCGATGGGACAGGTCCACGCCCTCCTCGGGCACAACGGCGCCGGCAAGTCCACGCTCATCAAGTGCCTGGGCGGGGCATACCCGCCGGACGCGGGCACGATCGAGGTCGGCGGGCGGGCGTACGAGCGGCTGAGCCCGCGCGAGTCGATCGCGGCGGGGGTGGCGATCATCTTCCAGACGCTGAGCGTGGTCGACGCGCTCACCGTCTCCGAGAACATCTTCCTCGGCCAGGAGTGGACACGGTACGGCCGGATCGACCGCCGCGCCCAGGAGCAGGTCGCCGCCGGACTCCTGGAACGCGTGGCGGCGAGCTGCTCACCACGCGACCGGGTGGGTGAACTCCCCATGGGACAGCGCCAGTTGGTGGAGATCGCCAAGGCGCTCAGCCGCAGCGCGTCGGTGCTGGTCCTGGACGAGCCGACCGCCGCGCTGTCCACCGCCGAGAGCGACGCCCTGGCCGAGCGGGTCGAGGACCTGCGCACCCAGGGGCTGGCCATCGTCTACGTCACGCATCTGCTGGCGGAGGTGGAACGACTCGCGGACGCGGTCACCGTGCTGCGGGACGGCCGGGTCGCCCATCACGCGGTGGGCGCCGGACAGCGCCGGCGGGACCTGGTCGCCGCCATCGCCGGACGACCGGCCGACGCGCCTGCAGGGGATCGGCGGACCGGCCCCTCGACCTCCGGACACGGTTCCCGCACCGACACCACACCCCGTGCCACGGCCTCCCCCGCCGGTCCAGCGGCGCGGGGTGTGGGCTCCTCCTCCGGCGGACTGGTCCTGGAGGGCCTGCGCGGCCCCGGCTTCGGGCCCGTCACCCTCACCGTGGGCAGCGGTGAACGCGTCGGGCTGTACGGACTCATCGGTTCCGGTCGGACACGCATCCTGGAGACCCTGTACGGCAGGCGCCGCGCGTCCGGCGGCACCGTGCGGGTCGGTGACCGTACCGTCAGGGCCGCCCGGCCCGGCGACGCGCTGGCCGCCGGGATCGCCCTGGTACCGGCGGACCGGCGCCGACAGGGACTGTTCCCGACGCTCAGCGCGCGGGACAACGCGCTGCTTCCGGCGGTGCGCCCACTGGCGCGGTACGGCGTACGGGCACTCGGCGCCGAGCGGCGGATGTTCGAGTCGCTGGCCGGGGCGGTGGGCCTGCGTCCGGCACAACCCCGGCTGCCCGCGGCGTCGTTCTCCGGCGGCAACCAGCAGAAGCTGGTCCTCGGCCGGTGGATCAACGACACGCGGGACATCCGCGCACTGCTCCTCGACGAGCCGACCCAGGGCGTCGACGTGGGCGCCCGGCAGGAGATCTACCGGGTCGTGCGCTCCCTCGCCGACGACCGGGGCACCGCCGTGCTGTTCGCGTCCAGCGACCCGGAGGAGATCGTCGAGCTCGCCGACCGGTGTCTTGTCGTCGCCGGCGGCCGGATCGTCGGTGAGCTGTCCGGCGCCGGACTCACGGAGGAGGCCCTGTTGTCGGCCGTGCACGACGCCTCCGACGCTCCACCCGCACACCAGCAGCAGTCCGTCCCCGCCGAAGGAGCAGTATGA
- a CDS encoding sugar ABC transporter substrate-binding protein, translating into MTTSPFADYAASRRQFLAWSCAALALAAAGCSAPGSSAASSGQKAADGKGSGDPLTKIGLDYPFTQLPLYATLVKLSTAAAKKHGVTLLTTSDGSSPDTQATNLNTWVARKTPAIVSFPMVFEATEAIAKAALDAGLIWVTYGGTLENQSADIRFSFREGGALLGEAAAKWALENLGGKGKIAFLTDATIELGRERTKGMVDAFTKLAPGVDVVAQEQAIDPDTGLTKTKAILAKHPDLNLVLGVTDAAAYGGYKALEQTGRAKDDAKTFVGGQDGAAPSLLAIKQGTFYRASAALAPQDIANAIVDVPLAVAAGKANPGVEVPIALVGPRDTAKIDALLAQNG; encoded by the coding sequence ATGACCACATCCCCGTTCGCCGACTACGCGGCCTCGCGCAGACAGTTCCTCGCCTGGTCCTGCGCGGCCCTCGCCCTCGCCGCCGCCGGCTGTTCGGCACCCGGCAGCAGCGCGGCGTCGTCGGGGCAGAAGGCCGCCGACGGCAAGGGGTCCGGTGACCCGCTGACGAAGATCGGCCTGGACTATCCGTTCACCCAACTCCCGCTCTACGCAACGCTGGTGAAGCTCTCCACGGCCGCCGCGAAGAAGCACGGGGTCACCCTGCTGACGACCAGCGACGGCAGCAGCCCCGACACCCAGGCCACCAATCTCAACACCTGGGTCGCCCGCAAGACGCCCGCGATCGTGTCGTTCCCCATGGTGTTCGAGGCCACCGAGGCGATCGCCAAGGCCGCACTGGACGCGGGCCTGATCTGGGTGACGTACGGCGGCACGCTGGAGAACCAGAGCGCCGACATCCGGTTCAGCTTCCGGGAGGGCGGCGCCCTGCTCGGCGAGGCGGCGGCCAAGTGGGCGCTGGAGAACCTGGGCGGCAAGGGCAAGATCGCCTTCCTCACCGACGCCACGATCGAACTTGGCCGCGAACGCACCAAGGGCATGGTCGACGCCTTCACCAAACTCGCGCCGGGCGTCGACGTGGTCGCCCAGGAGCAGGCCATCGACCCGGACACGGGCCTGACGAAGACCAAGGCCATCCTGGCCAAGCACCCCGACCTCAACCTGGTGCTCGGGGTCACGGACGCGGCGGCGTACGGCGGGTACAAGGCGCTGGAGCAGACGGGACGGGCGAAGGACGACGCGAAGACGTTCGTCGGCGGGCAGGACGGCGCCGCCCCCTCGCTCCTCGCGATCAAGCAGGGCACCTTCTATCGGGCCTCCGCCGCCCTCGCCCCGCAGGACATCGCGAACGCCATCGTGGACGTCCCGCTCGCGGTCGCCGCGGGGAAGGCGAACCCGGGCGTGGAGGTACCGATCGCGCTCGTCGGCCCCCGGGACACGGCGAAGATCGACGCTCTGCTCGCCCAGAACGGCTAG
- a CDS encoding helix-turn-helix transcriptional regulator, translated as MLSHHQIAAATRIGMLTRERDTVSACAQALEELGRALPLDVATLLSIDPLTGEHVQVAGIGYTAENSQAMAAEFVDTPWYRNVVRQDVPPSISEDADDPGQRFRHGWFYAERVRPAGLRDAMTGALRHDGRLVGLINLSTRDADAYDTEARLLLASVIPALGALVDPTAHTGDLHGLPAEGAASLVAEGGSVDLPGRERARVAADEEFRPLLRAFAGTGGRRLRLLWPLDGTWYRVSLHRHTTAPGLTGPAEAVLVHETPTELPYGLSPRELEVLTRAATGQTNQAIAQALFLSPRTVHSHIEHLLRKTGAASRAEATALAVRDGLLRPAPDHLDHFVERSDPSQGSTGRPTSGNLRPPH; from the coding sequence ATGCTCAGCCACCACCAGATCGCGGCGGCCACCCGCATCGGCATGCTCACGCGCGAGCGCGACACCGTGTCGGCGTGCGCCCAGGCCCTGGAGGAACTCGGCCGTGCCCTGCCCCTCGACGTGGCGACGCTACTGTCCATCGACCCGCTGACCGGTGAGCACGTCCAGGTTGCCGGCATCGGCTACACCGCCGAGAACTCGCAGGCGATGGCCGCCGAGTTCGTCGACACCCCCTGGTACCGCAACGTCGTCCGCCAGGACGTGCCGCCCTCCATCTCCGAGGACGCCGACGACCCCGGCCAGCGCTTCCGCCACGGCTGGTTCTACGCCGAGCGGGTCCGCCCGGCCGGCCTGCGCGACGCCATGACCGGAGCGCTCCGCCACGACGGACGCCTCGTCGGCCTGATCAACCTCTCCACCCGCGACGCGGACGCCTACGACACCGAGGCCCGGCTCCTCCTCGCCTCCGTCATCCCCGCGCTCGGAGCGCTCGTCGACCCGACGGCACACACCGGCGACCTCCACGGACTGCCGGCCGAGGGCGCGGCGAGCCTCGTCGCCGAGGGCGGCAGCGTCGATCTGCCGGGGCGGGAACGCGCCCGGGTGGCGGCGGACGAGGAGTTCCGTCCCCTGCTGCGCGCCTTCGCCGGGACGGGCGGCCGGCGGCTGCGGCTGCTGTGGCCGCTCGACGGCACCTGGTACCGCGTCTCCCTGCACCGGCACACCACGGCCCCGGGTCTGACCGGCCCGGCGGAGGCGGTACTGGTCCACGAGACACCGACCGAACTGCCGTACGGGCTCAGCCCGCGCGAGCTGGAAGTGCTCACGCGGGCCGCCACCGGGCAGACCAACCAGGCCATCGCACAGGCACTGTTCCTGTCCCCGCGGACCGTGCACAGCCACATCGAACACCTGCTCCGCAAGACCGGCGCCGCCTCTCGCGCCGAGGCCACCGCCCTCGCGGTCCGCGACGGCCTGCTGCGCCCGGCCCCGGACCACCTGGACCACTTCGTCGAGCGGAGCGACCCGAGCCAGGGCAGTACGGGACGTCCGACTTCCGGCAACCTCCGCCCGCCGCACTGA
- a CDS encoding peptidoglycan-binding domain-containing protein, which produces MSTPPASGRPGGRRPLEPTRVVRRRRTEALAQLMREHQDAMSGIPEGYESVPLPRPAPRPAPGAEDTTQELPPVSRRRRAVRTERTGRGFGFGPNLRRAAVVVAVGAAALVGFGSALLLPGRAEGEEVRPAPSVAPTAAPTPSAPVAADPDGPGTLREGDSGPEVTDLQERLLRIPDVYTHGARSGSYDTALTEAVARFQLWYGIRGDETGVYGDDTRKDLESRTVS; this is translated from the coding sequence GTGTCGACACCGCCCGCATCGGGCCGGCCGGGAGGCCGCCGACCCCTGGAGCCGACGCGCGTGGTGCGCCGTCGCCGCACCGAGGCACTGGCGCAGCTCATGCGGGAGCACCAGGACGCGATGTCCGGAATCCCGGAGGGCTACGAGTCCGTGCCCCTGCCCCGGCCCGCGCCCAGGCCGGCTCCCGGCGCCGAGGACACGACTCAGGAGTTGCCCCCCGTGTCCCGCCGACGGCGTGCCGTACGGACGGAACGGACCGGCAGGGGCTTCGGGTTCGGCCCGAACCTGCGCCGCGCCGCTGTCGTGGTCGCCGTCGGCGCGGCGGCCCTGGTCGGCTTCGGATCGGCTCTGCTGCTCCCGGGCCGCGCCGAGGGCGAGGAGGTCCGGCCGGCGCCCTCGGTCGCCCCGACCGCCGCCCCCACTCCGTCGGCTCCTGTCGCGGCCGACCCGGACGGCCCCGGCACCCTGCGCGAGGGGGACAGCGGCCCCGAGGTGACCGACCTGCAGGAACGTCTGCTGCGCATCCCGGACGTCTACACCCACGGTGCCAGGAGCGGCAGTTACGACACCGCCCTCACCGAGGCCGTGGCCCGCTTCCAGCTCTGGTACGGCATTCGCGGTGACGAGACGGGGGTCTACGGCGACGACACCCGCAAGGATCTGGAGTCCCGTACGGTGTCGTGA